In Panthera tigris isolate Pti1 chromosome C1, P.tigris_Pti1_mat1.1, whole genome shotgun sequence, the following proteins share a genomic window:
- the NHLH2 gene encoding helix-loop-helix protein 2, which translates to MMLSPDQAADSDHPSSAHSDPESLGGAEAKVLGSVSDLEPVEEAEGDGKGGSRAALYPHPQQLSREEKRRRRRATAKYRSAHATRERIRVEAFNLAFAELRKLLPTLPPDKKLSKIEILRLAICYISYLNHVLDV; encoded by the coding sequence ATGATGCTGAGTCCGGACCAAGCCGCCGACTCGGACCACCCCAGCTCGGCGCACTCGGACCCGGAGTCGTTGGGCGGCGCGGAGGCCAAGGTACTGGGCAGCGTGTCGGACCTGGAGCCGGTGGAGGAGGCCGAGGGCGACGGCAAGGGCGGCAGCCGGGCCGCGCTCTACCCGCACCCGCAGCAGCTGAGCCGCGAGGAGAAGCGCCGCCGCCGGCGCGCCACCGCCAAGTACCGCTCGGCCCACGCCACCCGCGAGCGCATCCGCGTGGAGGCCTTCAACTTGGCCTTCGCCGAGCTCCGCAAACTGCTGCCCACGCTGCCCCCGGACAAGAAGCTCTCCAAGATCGAGATCCTGCGCCTCGCCATCTGCTACATCTCCTATCTCAACCACGTCCTGGACGTGTAG